The following coding sequences are from one Sardina pilchardus chromosome 16, fSarPil1.1, whole genome shotgun sequence window:
- the LOC134060443 gene encoding protein NLRC3-like, whose protein sequence is MEECKPDAVSDQFTQRDLNHIFQVLEEKIITFVKNELKRFKKILSPDYQEHFGGKEQDESDAREGALKMALHFLRNMKQNNIADKLQEMWQTELKRYLKNKYQSVFEGIPKQGSSALLEKIYTEVYITEGGSGKVNEEHEVRQIESISKRPAGQETPIKCKDIFQPLPGQDKPIRSVITKGVAGIGKTVSVQKYILDWAEGKENQDIHFIFPLPFRELNRMKDKQLSLMDLLHHFFSEIKQLTFPSQGKYKVLFIFDGLDECRLQLDFQKNDILTDVTKVTSLNVLLINLIKGDLLRSALVWITSRPAAANQIPPECVDRVTEVQGFSDAQKEEYFRKRISDQNLASKVITHIKSSRSLHIMCHIPVFCWIAANVIEFILKTEGDKQVPKTLTEMYTYFLVFQTKQRTLKLEGVYDTDPQWNQASLLTLGKLAFEQLKKGNLIFYEDDLRESGIDVREAAVHCGICTQIFQEEPGLHQEKLYCFVHLSIQEYLAALYVILMLITEGKDLMSPQQSTRPVFQLLKRKMGKPMTTLQKSAVDKAMKHEDGRFDLFLRFLLGLSVESNQRLLRGLIKEVQHESKDEIGRYIKTKIREMPSSERVLNLFHCLNEVNDHSLVEEVQRFLSAGTLSEANLSSTQWSALVFVLLTSEEKLDVFDLKKYILSDECLMRLQPVVEESQKALLNSCGLTERSCAGLASVFSKASSKLKNLDLNDNSIGDNGVQELCSGLGNPNCALETLRLSYCSITEKGYASLASALTLNPNCLRELDVRGNIPGKSGVKLLLDLKEDQQCALRNVQFLKSSAAEEACAAVASAVGSNPLLMTELDLSGRIPGVLGVTQLLSDCSITEKGYASLASALRINPKYLRELDLRGN, encoded by the exons ATGGAAGAATGCAAACCAGATGCTGTCAGTGACCAGTTTACCCAGCGGGACCTCAATCACATATTCCAG GTGCTTGAGGAGAAGATCATCACCTTTGTGAAGAATGAGCTGAAGAGATTCAAGAAGATTCTGAGTCCAGATTACCAAGAACACTTTGGGGGTAAAGAGCAGGATGAGAGTGATGCCAGAGAAGGGGCTCTCAAGATGGCACTGCACTTCCTGAGAAATATGAAACAGAATAATATTGCTGACAAACTGcaagaaa TGTGGCAGACTGAACTGAAGAGATATCTCAAGAACAAGTACCAGAGTGTGTTTGAAGGAATACCCAAGCAagggagctctgctctgctggaaaagatctacacagaggtctacatcacagagggaggaagtgggaaAGTAAATGAGGAGCATGAAGTCAGGCAGATTGAGTCCATCTCCAAGAGACCAGCTGGACAGGAGACACCAATCAAATGCAAAGACATCTTTCAGCCCCTACCTGGCCAagacaaaccaatcagaagtgtcATAACGAAGGGAGTAGCTGGCATTGGCAAAACTGTGTCAGTTCAAAAGTACATCCTGGACTGGGCTGAGGGGAAAGAAAACCAGGATATCCATTTCATATTTCCACTGCCTTTTAGGGAGCTCAACCGCATGAAAGACAAACAGCTCTCTTTGATGGATCTTCTTCACCACTTTTTCTCAGAAATTAAGCAGTTAACCTTTCCCAGCCAGGGGAAGTACAAAGTGTTGTTCATCTTTGACGGTTTGGATGAATGTCGACTCCAGCTAGACTTTCAGAAAAATGACATTTTGACTGACGTGACAAAGGTCACTTCATTAAATGTTCTGCTGATAAATCTCATCAAAGGTGATCTGCTTCGCTCTGCTCTCGTTTGGATCACCtctcgaccagcagcagccaatcaaatccctCCTGAGTGTGTTGACCGAGTCACAGAAGTACAAGGGTTCAGTGATGCTCAAaaggaagagtacttcaggaagaggatcagtgaCCAGAATCTTGCCAGCAAAGTTATCACTCACATAAAATCATCAAGAAGCCTGCACATTATGTGCCACATACCAGTGTTTTGCTGGATTGCTGCTAATGTTATTGAATTTATTCTTAAGACTGAAGGAGATAAGCAAGTTCCAAAGACTCTGACAGAGATGTACACATATTTCCTTGTTTTCCAAACCAAGCAGAGGACTCTGAAGTTGGAAGGAGTTTATGACACAGATCCACAGTGGAACCAGGCTAGTCTCCTTACTCTTGGAAAGTTGGCCTTCGAGCAGCTGAAGAAGGGCAACCTGATCTTTTATGAAGAcgacctgagagagagtggtattgATGTCAGAGAGGCAGCAGTACACTGTGGCATCTGCACCCAGATCTTTCAGGAAGAGCCAGGCCTTCATCAGGAAAAGttgtactgctttgtgcatttgagcatccaggagtaccTTGCAGCTTTGTATGTGATCCTGATGTTAATTACTGAGGGGAAAGATCTCATGTCCCCACAACAATCCACCAGACCAGTGTTTCAGCTTCTGAAAAGGAAAATGGGCAAACCCATGACCACCTTACAGAAGAGTGCTGTGGACAAAGCCATGAAACATGAAGATGGACGCTTTGATCTGTTCCTCCGTTTCCTTCTTGGCCTCTCTGTGGAATCCAACCAGAGACTCTTGAGAGGCCTAATAAAGGAAGTACAACATGAAAGCAAAGATGAAATAGGCAGGTACATTAAGACAAAAATCAGGGAGATGCCATCATCAGAAAGAGTTCtcaacctcttccactgtctgaatgaagTCAACGATCACTCCTTAGTGGAAGAAGTCCAGCGCTTCTTGAGTGCAGGGACACTTTCTGAAGCCAATCTCTCATCCACTCAGTGGTCAGCTCTcgtgtttgtgcttctgacaTCAGAAGAAAAGCTGGATGTGTTTGACTTGAAGAAGTACATTTTGTCTGATGAATGTCTTATGAGACTGCAGCCAGTTGTGGAGGAGTCCCAAAAAGCTCT GCTCAACAGTTGTGGGctcactgagaggagctgtgcaggtctggcaTCTGTCTTCAGCAAAGCGTCTTCAAAACTGAAAAATCTAGACCTCAATGACAACAGCATTGGAGATAATGGTGTCCAAGAATTGTGTAGTGGACTGGGTAACCCAAActgtgcactggagacactcag gctctcttACTGCAGTATCACAGAGAAGGGCTATGCTAGTCTGGCTTCAGCCCTGACGTTAAATCCCAATTGTCTCAGAGAGCTTGATGTCAGAGGAAATATTCCAGGGAAATCAGGAGTCAAACTGCTTTTAGACCTAAAGGAGGATCAACAGTGTGCACTGAGAAATGTCCA GTTCCTGAAGAGTAgtgctgctgaggaagcctgtgctgctgtggcttcagctgtgggttcaaaCCCCTTACTCATGACTGAGCTGGATCTGAGTGGACGCATACCAGGAGTCTTGGGAgtgactcagct